From the Anguilla anguilla isolate fAngAng1 chromosome 8, fAngAng1.pri, whole genome shotgun sequence genome, one window contains:
- the LOC118232713 gene encoding tripartite motif-containing protein 16-like isoform X2, translating into MATAGLLDQDQLSCPICLDLLNNPVTILCGHSYCMGCINGYWDQDEHVDVYSCPQCRQTFTPRPVLGRNTMLAEVVEKLKTGLQAASPAQCYAGPGDVACDVCTGRKLKAVKSCLECLSSYCKTDLILHEKLNRGKAHKLAEATGKLQGMICSHHAKLLEVYCRTDQQCICYQCVMDKHRGHETVSAAAERTEKQNQLQATKWTSQQRIQEREKELQDLRQAVESLKHSAQTAVEESEEIFTELISFIETRRSVVKELIREQEKAAVSRAGGLLARLEQEIAELRRRDAELEQLSHTDNHIDFLQCCQALIVPPVCEESPRITIDPDTSFGFMRTAVSDLKVKLQDLCKRELVQISKTVKCVNITKIPELRTFFDVKGIQIAQPRTRAEFLQYSCQLSLEPNTAYNKLHLTKGNRVTLGTVVQSYPDHPERFEVRPQILCREGLSGRCYWEFEWNGGKKGVEISVSYKEICRKGWGDDCLFGFSKTSWSFVCLPSGYFIWHDKQKLKISAPHFSRIGVYLDHRAGILSFYGVSDTMTLVHRVKTTFTKPLYPGFGFGLGSTIKLCSL; encoded by the exons ATGGCGACAGCTGGTCTACTGGATCAAGATCAGTTAAGCTGCCCAATCTGTCTGGATCTATTGAACAATCCAGTGACTATTCTCTGTGGACACAGTTACTGTATGGGCTGTATTAATGGCTACTGGGATCAGGATGAACATGTGGATGTTTACAGCTGTCCCCAGTGCCGACAGACCTTCACCCCAAGGCCTGTTCTGGGCAGAAACACGATGCTGGCTGAagtggtggagaaactgaagacAGGACTGCAAGCTGCTTCTCCTGCTCAATGTTATGCTGGACCTGGAGATGTGGCGTGTGATGTCTGTACTGGGAGAAAACTCAAAGCTGTCAAGTCTTGTTTGGAGTGTCTGTCCTCTTACTGCAAAACTGATTTAATTCTTCATGAAAAACTGAACCGAGGGAAGGCTCATAAACTAGCTGAGGCCACAGGAAAACTACAGGGAATGATATGCTCCCATCATGCCAAACTTTTAGAGGTTTACTGTCGTACCGATCAACAGTGTATCTGTTATCAGTGTGTGATGGATAAACACAGAGGCCATGAGAcagtctcagctgcagcagaacgaactgagaaacag AACCAGCTGCAGGCAACAAAGTGGACATCCCAACAGAGAatccaggagagagaaaaggagctGCAGGATCTAAGGCAGGCTGTGGAGTCACTCAAG cactcagcacagacagcagtggaGGAAAGCGAAGAGATCTTTACAGAGCTGATTAGCTTCATCGAGACGAGACGCTCTGTGGTGAAGGAGCTGATCCGGGAGCAGGAGAAGGCTGCAGTGAGTCGAGCTGGAGGACTTCTGGCACGACTGGAGCAAGagattgctgagctgaggagAAGAGATGCTGAGTTggagcagctttcacacacagataatCACATCGATTTCCTCCAG TGCTGTCAGGCTCTCATTGTACCTCCTGTATGTGAAGAGTCACCCAGAATCACAATTGACCCGGACACTTCTTTCGGGTTTATGAGGACAGCGGTCTCTGATCTGAAAGTGAAACTACAGGACCTCTGCAAGAGGGAATTAGTCCAGATCTCTAAAACAG TGAAATGTGTGAACATAACAAAGATTCCAGAGCTCAGAACTTTTTTCG ATGTGAAGGGCATACAGATTGCACAGCCCCGAACCAGAGCCGAGTTCTTACAAT ATTCCTGTCAGCTCTCACTTGAACCGAACACTGCATACAACAAACTCCATCTGACTAAAGGGAACAGAGTGACACTGGGTACTGTGGTTCAGTCGTACCCTGATCACCCAGAGAGATTTGAGGTCAGACCCCAGATTCTTTGTAGGGAGGGTTTGTCTggacgctgttactgggagtTTGAGtggaatgggggaaaaaaaggagttGAGATATCAGTCTCATATAAAGAGATATGTCGGAAAGGATGGGGTGACGACTGTCTCTTTGGATTCAGTAAAACATCCTGGAGTTTTGTTTGCCTTCCCTCTGGTTACTTTATCTGGCACGataaacaaaaattgaaaatcTCCGCTCCTCACTTCTCCAGAATAGGAGTATACCTGGATCACAGGGCAGGAATTCTGTCCTTCTACGGTgtctctgacacaatgaccctTGTCCACAGGGTTAAGACCACATTCACTAAACCTCTCTATCctgggtttgggtttggtttAGGTTCTACCATAAAACTGTGTTCTTTataa
- the LOC118232713 gene encoding tripartite motif-containing protein 16-like isoform X1, which produces MATAGLLDQDQLSCPICLDLLNNPVTILCGHSYCMGCINGYWDQDEHVDVYSCPQCRQTFTPRPVLGRNTMLAEVVEKLKTGLQAASPAQCYAGPGDVACDVCTGRKLKAVKSCLECLSSYCKTDLILHEKLNRGKAHKLAEATGKLQGMICSHHAKLLEVYCRTDQQCICYQCVMDKHRGHETVSAAAERTEKQNQLQATKWTSQQRIQEREKELQDLRQAVESLKHSAQTAVEESEEIFTELISFIETRRSVVKELIREQEKAAVSRAGGLLARLEQEIAELRRRDAELEQLSHTDNHIDFLQCCQALIVPPVCEESPRITIDPDTSFGFMRTAVSDLKVKLQDLCKRELVQISKTVKCVNITKIPELRTFFEDVKGIQIAQPRTRAEFLQYSCQLSLEPNTAYNKLHLTKGNRVTLGTVVQSYPDHPERFEVRPQILCREGLSGRCYWEFEWNGGKKGVEISVSYKEICRKGWGDDCLFGFSKTSWSFVCLPSGYFIWHDKQKLKISAPHFSRIGVYLDHRAGILSFYGVSDTMTLVHRVKTTFTKPLYPGFGFGLGSTIKLCSL; this is translated from the exons ATGGCGACAGCTGGTCTACTGGATCAAGATCAGTTAAGCTGCCCAATCTGTCTGGATCTATTGAACAATCCAGTGACTATTCTCTGTGGACACAGTTACTGTATGGGCTGTATTAATGGCTACTGGGATCAGGATGAACATGTGGATGTTTACAGCTGTCCCCAGTGCCGACAGACCTTCACCCCAAGGCCTGTTCTGGGCAGAAACACGATGCTGGCTGAagtggtggagaaactgaagacAGGACTGCAAGCTGCTTCTCCTGCTCAATGTTATGCTGGACCTGGAGATGTGGCGTGTGATGTCTGTACTGGGAGAAAACTCAAAGCTGTCAAGTCTTGTTTGGAGTGTCTGTCCTCTTACTGCAAAACTGATTTAATTCTTCATGAAAAACTGAACCGAGGGAAGGCTCATAAACTAGCTGAGGCCACAGGAAAACTACAGGGAATGATATGCTCCCATCATGCCAAACTTTTAGAGGTTTACTGTCGTACCGATCAACAGTGTATCTGTTATCAGTGTGTGATGGATAAACACAGAGGCCATGAGAcagtctcagctgcagcagaacgaactgagaaacag AACCAGCTGCAGGCAACAAAGTGGACATCCCAACAGAGAatccaggagagagaaaaggagctGCAGGATCTAAGGCAGGCTGTGGAGTCACTCAAG cactcagcacagacagcagtggaGGAAAGCGAAGAGATCTTTACAGAGCTGATTAGCTTCATCGAGACGAGACGCTCTGTGGTGAAGGAGCTGATCCGGGAGCAGGAGAAGGCTGCAGTGAGTCGAGCTGGAGGACTTCTGGCACGACTGGAGCAAGagattgctgagctgaggagAAGAGATGCTGAGTTggagcagctttcacacacagataatCACATCGATTTCCTCCAG TGCTGTCAGGCTCTCATTGTACCTCCTGTATGTGAAGAGTCACCCAGAATCACAATTGACCCGGACACTTCTTTCGGGTTTATGAGGACAGCGGTCTCTGATCTGAAAGTGAAACTACAGGACCTCTGCAAGAGGGAATTAGTCCAGATCTCTAAAACAG TGAAATGTGTGAACATAACAAAGATTCCAGAGCTCAGAACTTTTTTCG AAGATGTGAAGGGCATACAGATTGCACAGCCCCGAACCAGAGCCGAGTTCTTACAAT ATTCCTGTCAGCTCTCACTTGAACCGAACACTGCATACAACAAACTCCATCTGACTAAAGGGAACAGAGTGACACTGGGTACTGTGGTTCAGTCGTACCCTGATCACCCAGAGAGATTTGAGGTCAGACCCCAGATTCTTTGTAGGGAGGGTTTGTCTggacgctgttactgggagtTTGAGtggaatgggggaaaaaaaggagttGAGATATCAGTCTCATATAAAGAGATATGTCGGAAAGGATGGGGTGACGACTGTCTCTTTGGATTCAGTAAAACATCCTGGAGTTTTGTTTGCCTTCCCTCTGGTTACTTTATCTGGCACGataaacaaaaattgaaaatcTCCGCTCCTCACTTCTCCAGAATAGGAGTATACCTGGATCACAGGGCAGGAATTCTGTCCTTCTACGGTgtctctgacacaatgaccctTGTCCACAGGGTTAAGACCACATTCACTAAACCTCTCTATCctgggtttgggtttggtttAGGTTCTACCATAAAACTGTGTTCTTTataa